In one Oryza glaberrima chromosome 2, OglaRS2, whole genome shotgun sequence genomic region, the following are encoded:
- the LOC127764395 gene encoding uncharacterized protein LOC127764395, whose protein sequence is MAGLSLRCGDCGVLLRSVEEAQAHAEATNHANFSESTEAVLNLVCAACGKPCRSQTEVDLHTKRTGHTEFTDKTMEVAKPIDLEAAPPKPAGEAMDVDASASAEPQEMVAPEVNKEMLADLEAMGFTTARATRALHFSGNSTIEGAINWLSEHQEDPDIDEPLLVPANTITEANKPSLSPEEMKIKAQELRERARKKKEEEERRMEREREKERIRIGKELLEAKRIEEDNERKRMIELRRLEKEEEKRAREKIRQKLEEDKAERRRKLGLPPEDPAAPKPSAPPPVEEKKSALPVRPATKAERMRDFLRNLKQQNKDDDAKVKRAFQTLLTYIGNVAKNPDEEKFRKIRLTNATFQERVGNLHGGIEFLQLCGFEKLEGNEFLFLARDKVDKAVLNTAGAELNSAITNPFFGVL, encoded by the exons aTGGCGGGGCTGTCGCTGCGGTGCGGCGACTGCGGCGTGCTGCTGCGGAGCGTGGAGGAGGCGCAGGCGCACGCCGAGGCCACCAACCACGCCAACTTCTCCGAGTCCACCGAGGCCGTCCTCAACCTCGTCTGCGCCGCCTGCGGCAAGCCCTGCCGCTCCCAGACC GAGGTGGACCTGCACACCAAGCGCACGGGCCACACGGAGTTCACTGACAAGACCATGGAGGTGGCCAAGCCAATTGATctcgaggcggcgccgccgaagccggCCGGCGAGGCCATGGATGTCGATGCCTCGGCAAGCGCCGAGCCACAAG AGATGGTGGCGCCGGAGGTTAACAAGGAGATGCTGGCGGACCTCGAGGCGATGGGGTTCACGACGGCGCGTGCCACTAGGGCACTTCATTTTTCTG GTAATAGCACTATTGAAGGTGCCATTAACTGGCTTTCCGAGCACCAAGAAGATCCAGATATTGACGAACCGCTTCTG GTACCGGCTAATACAATAACTGAGGCTAATAAACCCTCTTTGTCTCCTGAGGAAATGAAGATTAAAGCTCAGGAATTAAG GGAACGTGCTcgtaaaaagaaagaagaagaagagagaaggatggaaagagaaagggagaag GAAAGGATTCGGATCGGTAAAGAGCTTCTTGAAGCCAAAAGAATTGAGGAGGATAATGAAAGGAAACG CATGATAGAACTGCGAAGACTTgagaaagaagaggagaaaagagCTAGAGAAAAAATCCGTCAGAAACTGGAAGAGGACAAG GCTGAAAGGAGAAGGAAACTTGGATTGCCCCCGGAAGATCCAGCTGCTCCTAAACCAAGCGCACCACCTCCGGTTGAAGAGAAGAAG AGTGCATTACCTGTCAGGCCAGCCACAAAGGCCGAGCGCATGAGGGATTTCTTAAGAAATCTTAAGCAGCAGAACAAG GATGACGATGCTAAAGTGAAGAGGGCTTTTCAAACACTCCTTACCTACATTGGCAATGTAGCTAAAAATCCTGACGAGGAGAAATTCAGGAAGATCAGACTGACCAACGCTACATTTCAG GAGAGGGTTGGCAATCTGCATGGAGGCATAGAGTTTCTCCAGCTCTGTGGATTTGAGAAACTTGAAGGCAACGAGTTCTTGTTCTTGGCAAGGGACAAGGTTGACAAGGCCGTCCTGAACACTGCTGGAGCCGAGCTGAATTCGGCTATCACTAATCCTTTCTTTGGAGTCCTTTAA